One Gimesia aquarii DNA segment encodes these proteins:
- a CDS encoding efflux RND transporter permease subunit, with translation MSLTRLAVHRPITTLMASLVLVMLGCVSLSQLAVDLMPDIQNPSVSVITIYKGAGPSEAETLITRPIEQTLSSVAGVENILSSSVEGSSTVRLQFQWGTDLNLAINEVRDSLNKLRNSLPEGAEDPYIRHFDVADSPIIYFGLNSELDPITLTRVTENQIIPQFEQLDGVARVRMRGGIEREIQINLDRSKLESLNMGVNEVINALQQDNINQPAGNFEEGHLNLHIRSQGEFTSLEQIENTVVREKAGATVRVRDVADVVDGEKERTELTRMNGQPGILLYVYKQSGANTISVSDLVRKQIERVNKSSSDVNLSIRVDKAEFIRQSIANIQEAALYGMGLAFLVLILFLRSFRSMLVIGVCMPLSVLATFILIYFQGFTLNIISFGGLALGVGLLVDNSIVVLESIFRKREEGLDPIAAAIEGTAEVSAAIVASTLTTLIIFLPLVFIQGATGILLHQLAWVVSFSLICSLFASLTLTPVMSAYWIPAETKKVRSKWSKPWFATIETFHNTNHKILLFLERIYERILRFSLKHSTMTGFTLLVCFTATLGLSPRIKTEFLPKTDEATVNVFSRMAAGIQLKKLDQQTRILEQATIKSVPEAVAIASFIGDSADDADRWNRTTLRIQLSPRSERKRGIEEIRKALDDAIGPVPGMKFQVKAQTEMMLMRMISRRGGGDLVVQVAGHNLQLSQKIVEQVVEVMKQIPGLINVEAEISDQRPEMTASIDRDKAGLLKISVQDIAQTLETTIQGTEATLYREDGDEFSVVVRLRETDRDRLSDVQQVGVTTETGRTIPLKNLLQFKTDEAPVVIERQDQQRVLRIFADVEGRDLGSIVPELEQHLNSIQIPAGFSIRVAGDWESQQKSFDALKQGFVLAIILMYMVMASQYESLRDPFYILFSVPLGMIGVIWVFVFTETTLNVQSFIGIVVLSGIVVNNAIVLVDYINQLRRRFPDKPLTQLIIQAATRRFRPILMTTLTTVLAMIPIALGWGEGGELQAPMARVVVGGLCAGTIITLLAIPLIYQTCTGPVTKKVKEKHQVRSENPPLGQAIKST, from the coding sequence ATGTCCCTGACAAGACTGGCAGTTCACCGACCGATCACGACACTGATGGCCTCTCTGGTATTGGTCATGCTGGGTTGTGTTTCGTTGTCACAACTGGCAGTGGACCTGATGCCGGATATTCAAAATCCAAGCGTGAGTGTGATCACGATTTACAAAGGTGCCGGCCCCAGTGAAGCAGAAACGCTCATTACACGCCCCATCGAACAAACTCTCAGTTCAGTCGCCGGCGTGGAAAACATTCTCAGCAGCAGCGTCGAGGGAAGCAGCACCGTTCGCCTGCAATTCCAATGGGGAACAGATCTGAATCTGGCGATCAATGAAGTCCGTGATTCGCTGAACAAGTTAAGAAATTCCCTACCTGAGGGTGCTGAGGACCCTTACATTCGCCATTTTGATGTTGCTGATAGCCCAATCATCTATTTCGGTCTTAATAGCGAACTCGACCCGATCACCCTGACCCGCGTCACAGAAAATCAAATTATTCCCCAGTTTGAGCAGTTGGATGGTGTGGCCCGAGTGCGCATGCGAGGAGGGATTGAACGAGAGATTCAGATCAATCTGGATCGGAGTAAACTTGAATCTCTGAACATGGGCGTCAATGAAGTCATCAACGCTTTACAGCAAGATAATATCAATCAACCCGCAGGAAATTTTGAAGAAGGACATCTCAATTTACATATTCGCAGCCAGGGAGAATTCACCAGCCTGGAACAAATTGAGAATACTGTAGTACGTGAAAAAGCAGGCGCGACCGTTCGCGTGCGTGATGTTGCCGATGTTGTCGACGGAGAAAAAGAACGTACCGAGTTAACTCGTATGAACGGGCAGCCCGGTATTCTACTCTACGTTTATAAACAGTCTGGCGCCAATACGATCAGTGTGAGCGACCTTGTTCGAAAGCAAATTGAGCGCGTTAATAAATCGTCTTCGGACGTAAATCTCAGTATTCGTGTTGATAAAGCTGAATTTATTCGACAATCGATTGCCAATATTCAAGAAGCGGCGCTTTATGGAATGGGCCTTGCGTTTCTAGTACTCATTCTCTTTCTACGAAGCTTCCGTAGCATGCTGGTGATCGGTGTATGTATGCCACTCTCTGTATTGGCAACATTTATTCTGATTTACTTTCAAGGTTTCACTCTGAATATCATCTCCTTTGGCGGCCTCGCTCTTGGTGTCGGTCTCCTGGTGGACAATTCGATTGTGGTTCTGGAAAGTATTTTCCGCAAACGGGAAGAAGGACTTGATCCTATTGCAGCTGCCATTGAAGGAACAGCTGAAGTTTCTGCTGCCATTGTTGCCAGCACATTGACGACACTCATTATCTTCCTGCCGTTGGTATTTATTCAGGGCGCGACAGGAATTCTATTACATCAACTGGCGTGGGTTGTTTCGTTCTCGTTAATCTGCTCTTTATTTGCTAGTCTGACACTGACTCCTGTGATGAGCGCTTACTGGATTCCGGCCGAGACAAAAAAAGTTCGCTCCAAATGGTCCAAACCCTGGTTTGCCACCATCGAAACCTTCCATAATACAAATCATAAGATTCTACTGTTTCTGGAACGAATTTATGAGCGAATTCTACGTTTCAGCTTAAAACACTCAACGATGACCGGTTTCACTTTATTAGTATGTTTCACCGCGACTCTAGGCTTATCTCCACGTATCAAAACTGAGTTTTTACCGAAGACAGATGAAGCAACCGTCAATGTATTTTCGAGAATGGCAGCCGGTATCCAACTCAAAAAGTTGGACCAGCAAACACGTATACTTGAACAGGCAACAATCAAATCAGTTCCAGAAGCAGTCGCCATCGCCTCATTCATCGGTGATAGTGCGGATGATGCAGACCGCTGGAATCGAACTACGTTGCGAATTCAACTCTCACCTCGGAGTGAACGAAAACGAGGTATCGAAGAGATTCGAAAAGCCCTCGATGATGCTATTGGTCCCGTTCCCGGCATGAAATTCCAGGTGAAAGCGCAAACGGAAATGATGCTGATGAGAATGATCAGCCGCAGAGGAGGTGGTGATCTGGTAGTCCAGGTTGCAGGGCACAATCTACAGCTATCACAAAAAATCGTAGAACAAGTCGTTGAGGTCATGAAACAAATCCCCGGTCTAATCAACGTGGAAGCGGAAATCTCAGACCAACGTCCTGAAATGACCGCTTCTATTGACCGAGATAAAGCTGGGCTTCTCAAAATTAGTGTGCAGGATATTGCACAGACCCTTGAAACTACGATTCAGGGAACTGAAGCGACTCTCTACCGCGAAGATGGCGATGAATTCTCGGTAGTCGTTCGGCTTCGTGAAACAGACCGCGATCGTCTTTCAGATGTACAACAAGTGGGTGTCACAACAGAAACAGGTCGTACGATTCCACTTAAAAATCTGCTGCAATTTAAAACTGATGAAGCACCTGTTGTGATCGAACGCCAGGACCAGCAACGTGTCTTAAGAATCTTTGCCGATGTGGAAGGCAGAGATCTGGGAAGTATCGTTCCCGAGTTAGAACAGCATTTGAACTCCATCCAAATTCCTGCAGGATTTTCAATTCGAGTCGCCGGTGACTGGGAATCACAACAGAAAAGTTTTGATGCATTAAAGCAAGGATTTGTCCTAGCCATCATATTGATGTATATGGTCATGGCTTCACAGTATGAATCGCTGAGAGATCCATTTTACATCCTGTTCTCTGTTCCACTTGGAATGATTGGTGTGATCTGGGTCTTTGTGTTTACTGAAACGACATTAAATGTTCAATCCTTCATTGGCATCGTCGTTCTTTCCGGTATCGTTGTGAACAATGCAATCGTGCTTGTGGATTACATCAATCAGCTCCGTAGACGCTTTCCCGACAAACCGCTTACCCAACTGATCATCCAGGCAGCCACTCGGCGATTTCGCCCCATTCTGATGACCACTTTGACCACAGTTCTGGCAATGATCCCCATTGCACTGGGCTGGGGAGAAGGCGGGGAATTACAGGCACCAATGGCTCGTGTTGTCGTAGGCGGGCTGTGTGCTGGTACGATTATTACGTTACTCGCCATTCCTTTGATTTATCAGACATGCACAGGGCCTGTTACAAAAAAAGTAAAAGAAAAGCATCAAGTACGCTCTGAAAATCCCCCCCTCGGTCAGGCAATAAAATCTACCTGA
- a CDS encoding efflux RND transporter periplasmic adaptor subunit, producing MKVLIAPACTALAMIIGWLVYEQSLQETQTAPKTIITQPIAVQVTRSTEKSLEKRINLVGNLEAGSQVEIRTKHSGYIKSMPFNVGDQIKAGDIILELDDSENQELVIKSKAALTVAKAQLKAQITAQELTQKEHERLSLLKKTGVSTVQQMEEAVANMAIAKAQTELEQARVEQAESGLEQSRLRLQENQILAPTNGFVAERLVDVGDLAKPDVALMKIVNLDTVRTIVHIIEKDYEDVKLGQKAVISVDTFPDRTFSGHVLRKAPVLDPQTRTAAVHIEIPNKDFSLKPGMHARVQIVFEQRHKAKVLPVASLTRRKDGPGSAVYIIDGNPPVTEIRNIEVGINDGELVEILSGINSGDLVITLGNRLVDEGQTVTPVEVPMDEVLQSPLPLPQKTNL from the coding sequence ATGAAAGTACTGATTGCCCCAGCCTGTACAGCTCTGGCTATGATTATTGGCTGGTTAGTTTATGAACAGTCTCTACAAGAGACTCAGACGGCTCCTAAAACCATCATCACCCAACCCATTGCCGTGCAGGTGACCCGTTCCACCGAAAAATCTCTTGAAAAGCGCATTAACCTCGTAGGTAATCTTGAAGCCGGATCACAAGTTGAGATTCGGACCAAGCACAGCGGGTACATTAAATCGATGCCATTTAATGTAGGAGATCAAATTAAGGCAGGGGATATCATTCTGGAGTTAGATGACTCTGAAAACCAGGAACTGGTCATTAAATCAAAAGCCGCACTCACAGTTGCGAAAGCACAGTTGAAGGCACAAATCACCGCTCAAGAACTGACTCAAAAAGAACATGAGAGATTATCACTGCTTAAAAAAACAGGAGTCAGCACGGTACAGCAAATGGAAGAAGCGGTCGCGAATATGGCCATCGCGAAAGCGCAGACGGAACTCGAACAAGCAAGAGTTGAACAGGCAGAATCGGGGCTTGAGCAAAGCCGCCTGCGTCTGCAGGAAAACCAAATCCTGGCTCCCACAAACGGCTTTGTGGCAGAACGTCTGGTTGACGTGGGTGATTTGGCCAAACCCGACGTCGCTTTGATGAAGATTGTCAATCTGGATACGGTCCGCACGATCGTGCATATCATCGAAAAAGATTATGAAGACGTCAAACTCGGCCAGAAAGCTGTCATTTCCGTAGACACCTTCCCCGATAGAACATTTTCCGGCCATGTTTTACGCAAAGCACCTGTGTTGGATCCACAGACGCGGACTGCTGCGGTACACATCGAAATCCCCAACAAAGATTTCTCATTGAAACCGGGCATGCATGCGCGCGTTCAAATTGTGTTTGAACAACGCCACAAAGCCAAAGTACTACCAGTCGCTTCCCTGACGCGCCGCAAAGATGGGCCTGGATCGGCAGTTTATATCATTGATGGAAACCCGCCGGTTACTGAAATACGTAACATTGAAGTCGGCATCAATGATGGTGAGCTGGTCGAGATTCTTTCCGGAATTAATTCGGGAGATCTTGTGATTACGCTTGGAAATCGACTTGTCGATGAAGGCCAAACAGTCACTCCCGTTGAAGTCCCCATGGACGAGGTTCTTCAATCACCACTGCCTTTGCCGCAGAAAACGAATTTGTGA